A window of Rhabdothermincola salaria contains these coding sequences:
- a CDS encoding Fur family transcriptional regulator produces the protein MKTPDQLTDLFRAHGLRVTPQRQSVFRALHGNHGHPTAEAVHALVVQEMPTVSLRTVYATLHDLAAMGEIGELELGTGSARFDPNTSLHHHLVCDRCGKVHDVEATFASVRLPDDLEGGFEVSGTEIVFRGRCGPCRAAKDVQHPGPSPDPAARLSPAGSQTPSGDAPHG, from the coding sequence ATGAAGACGCCTGACCAGCTGACCGACCTTTTCCGGGCCCATGGCCTGCGGGTCACGCCCCAGCGTCAGAGCGTCTTTCGGGCCCTGCACGGCAACCACGGGCACCCCACGGCCGAGGCCGTGCACGCCCTGGTCGTGCAGGAGATGCCCACCGTGTCGTTGCGCACCGTGTACGCCACGCTCCACGACCTGGCGGCGATGGGCGAGATCGGAGAGCTCGAGCTGGGCACCGGCTCGGCCCGCTTCGACCCCAACACCAGCCTTCACCACCATCTGGTCTGCGACCGTTGTGGGAAGGTGCACGATGTGGAGGCGACCTTCGCCTCTGTCCGATTGCCGGACGACCTCGAGGGTGGCTTCGAGGTCTCGGGCACCGAGATCGTCTTCCGCGGAAGGTGCGGCCCGTGCCGCGCCGCGAAGGACGTGCAGCACCCCGGGCCGAGCCCGGACCCCGCCGCCCGGCTCTCGCCGGCCGGCTCCCAAACCCCATCAGGAGACGCACCACATGGCTGA
- a CDS encoding rubrerythrin family protein translates to MADFKGSQTQENLKEAFAGESQANRRYLYFAQKADVEGYPDVAALFRSVAEGETGHAFGHFDFLAQVGDPVTDEPVGPTADNLKSAIAGETYEYTEMYPGFAKTAREEGFTEVAEWLETLARAEKSHAGRFTEGLSAIS, encoded by the coding sequence ATGGCTGACTTCAAGGGCTCCCAGACCCAGGAAAACCTCAAGGAGGCGTTCGCCGGCGAGAGCCAGGCCAACCGCCGCTACCTCTACTTCGCCCAGAAGGCCGACGTCGAGGGCTACCCCGACGTGGCTGCCCTGTTCCGCTCCGTCGCCGAGGGCGAGACCGGTCACGCCTTCGGTCACTTTGACTTCCTCGCCCAGGTCGGCGACCCCGTCACCGACGAGCCCGTCGGCCCCACCGCCGACAACCTCAAGTCGGCCATCGCCGGCGAGACCTACGAGTACACGGAGATGTACCCCGGCTTCGCCAAGACCGCCCGCGAGGAGGGCTTCACCGAGGTCGCCGAATGGCTCGAGACGCTCGCCCGCGCCGAGAAGAGCCACGCCGGCCGCTTCACCGAGGGCCTGTCCGCCATCTCCTGA
- a CDS encoding DUF3501 family protein — MPAWLSQEDPMSKLTLDDISDLRAYERERAEFRARVIELKAKRRVHVGPFVTFVFENRDTIRFQIQEMARVEKIISDTGIEGELRAYNPLIPDPGHLSATMFIELTTEAELREWLPKLVGVERSVELRIGPDAEAIPCLLDPAHEAQLTRDEITASVHYVGWELDPSQIEAFTAGPVVLAVTHPEYHHELELSEVTRAELLADLRG, encoded by the coding sequence GTGCCTGCGTGGCTGTCCCAGGAGGATCCCATGTCCAAGCTCACCCTCGACGACATCTCCGACCTGCGTGCCTACGAGCGCGAGCGCGCCGAGTTCCGGGCTCGCGTCATAGAGCTCAAGGCCAAGCGGCGCGTGCACGTCGGGCCGTTCGTCACCTTCGTCTTCGAGAACCGCGACACCATCCGCTTCCAGATCCAGGAGATGGCACGCGTCGAGAAGATCATCTCCGACACCGGCATCGAGGGCGAGCTGCGGGCCTACAACCCGCTCATCCCCGACCCCGGGCACCTGTCGGCCACCATGTTCATCGAGCTCACCACCGAGGCCGAGCTGAGGGAGTGGCTGCCCAAGCTGGTGGGGGTCGAGCGCTCCGTCGAGCTGCGCATCGGACCTGACGCCGAAGCGATCCCATGCCTGCTCGATCCCGCCCACGAGGCTCAGCTCACCCGGGACGAGATCACCGCGTCGGTGCACTACGTGGGCTGGGAGCTCGACCCGTCCCAGATCGAGGCGTTCACCGCCGGGCCGGTCGTGCTCGCCGTCACGCATCCCGAGTACCACCACGAACTGGAGCTCTCCGAGGTGACCCGGGCCGAGCTGCTCGCCGACCTGCGGGGCTGA
- a CDS encoding WhiB family transcriptional regulator → MNPLWRSKAACKGLEPEIFYPSSEDEDDAVPAKAVCAECVVREACLEHALAIREKDGIWGGATERERRRIIRQRRRTA, encoded by the coding sequence ATGAACCCCCTCTGGCGCTCAAAGGCCGCCTGCAAGGGTCTCGAACCCGAGATCTTCTACCCCTCGTCGGAAGACGAGGACGACGCCGTACCCGCCAAAGCGGTCTGTGCGGAGTGCGTCGTGCGGGAGGCCTGTCTCGAGCATGCGTTGGCCATCAGGGAGAAGGACGGCATCTGGGGTGGCGCCACCGAACGTGAGCGCCGGCGCATCATCCGGCAGCGCCGCCGGACGGCCTGA
- the trpD gene encoding anthranilate phosphoribosyltransferase, producing the protein MTTEPADLLVAHGGWPGILGTLTAGGDLSAEAAGAALGEILAGRATDAQIAAFIVALRMKGETVDEVAGLVDAMLAAAAPIELPPGPDPVDIVGTGGGPSRRAHALNVSTMASFVAGGAGARVVKHGNRKASSTSGSVDLLEALDVVVDLDGVGVAHCVEQAGVGFCFARSFHPAMRHAGPVRSELGVPTVFNFLGPLSHPAGVTRQVVGVADGRLAPLVAGVLLERGAPRAMVVAGADGTDELTTTGPSEVHEIRDGQLGTFLVEPADLGLTVVDVAAVAGGDPVANAGITRRVLAGEEGPYRDIVVLNAAAALVVAEVVDDLPAGLDAARGSIDSGAAAEVLARLVTASHEAARS; encoded by the coding sequence GTGACGACCGAACCCGCCGACCTGCTCGTAGCGCACGGTGGGTGGCCGGGCATCCTCGGCACCTTGACCGCCGGCGGCGACCTGAGCGCCGAGGCCGCGGGGGCCGCGCTCGGTGAGATCCTGGCCGGCCGGGCGACCGATGCCCAGATCGCGGCGTTCATCGTGGCGTTGCGCATGAAGGGCGAGACCGTCGACGAGGTGGCGGGCCTGGTCGACGCCATGTTGGCCGCCGCCGCGCCGATCGAGCTGCCCCCGGGGCCGGATCCCGTCGACATCGTGGGCACGGGCGGCGGGCCCAGCCGCCGGGCGCACGCCCTCAACGTGTCCACCATGGCCAGCTTCGTGGCCGGCGGCGCAGGGGCGCGCGTCGTCAAGCACGGGAACCGCAAGGCGTCGTCCACCTCCGGCTCGGTCGACCTGCTCGAAGCCCTCGACGTGGTCGTCGACCTCGACGGCGTGGGCGTGGCCCACTGCGTGGAGCAGGCCGGGGTGGGCTTCTGCTTCGCCCGCAGCTTCCATCCGGCCATGCGCCACGCCGGACCGGTGCGCAGCGAGCTCGGCGTGCCGACCGTGTTCAACTTCCTCGGGCCCTTGTCGCACCCGGCCGGCGTCACCCGCCAGGTGGTCGGGGTGGCCGACGGTCGGCTGGCGCCGCTCGTCGCCGGGGTCCTGCTCGAGCGAGGTGCACCCCGGGCGATGGTGGTGGCCGGGGCCGACGGCACCGACGAGCTCACCACCACCGGTCCGAGCGAGGTCCACGAGATCCGCGACGGCCAGCTGGGCACCTTCCTCGTGGAACCAGCCGACCTGGGCTTGACGGTGGTGGACGTGGCGGCCGTGGCCGGCGGCGACCCGGTCGCCAACGCCGGCATCACCCGGCGGGTGCTCGCCGGGGAGGAAGGTCCCTACCGCGACATCGTGGTGCTCAACGCCGCGGCCGCGCTGGTGGTGGCCGAGGTGGTCGACGACCTGCCCGCCGGACTCGACGCCGCTCGGGGATCGATCGATTCGGGCGCGGCCGCCGAGGTGCTCGCTCGCCTGGTCACCGCCTCGCACGAGGCCGCCCGCTCCTGA
- a CDS encoding DEDD exonuclease domain-containing protein, producing MPRAGQLSLDDLGTPLRDVTFCVVDLETTGGSPTTCGITEIGAVKLRGGECLGTFQTLVNPGRAIPPTITVLTGITEAMVLPAPRIEDVLPSLLEFVGDAVIVGHNVRFDLSFLQAALEADDRPRLTNRSVDTVALARRLVREEVPNCKLGTLADRFRLPHRPSHRALDDALATGDLLHLLLERAGRLGVTGLDDLLTLPTMAGHAQAAKLRLTEGLPRSPGVYLFRDARGDVLYVGKATDLRARVRSYFSGDERRKIGALLRETVRIDHVAHPHTLAAAVHEVRLIQRFSPRYNRQAREWGRYVYVKLTLNEAFPRLSIVKEARDDGAVYLGPLTSRRSAQLVVDAIHTASRLRRCTARVGRTPSRQAACASAQLGVTLCPCAGGLSAVDYQPVVDRVVRGLRHDPDLLLDPLRRRIEELAASERFEEAADARDRAAALAAALRRQRRLDSLRRSGFVRLHLADGSGADLEHGRLLRVWPPDAEPPLERPLDLLASTDTSAPLPRDRVDEALCVAAWLDRSADRVALSLCEGELASPLPSLPTFQPAKGAAPRRHREVAPVP from the coding sequence GTGCCTCGCGCCGGACAGCTCTCCCTCGACGATCTCGGCACACCGTTGCGCGACGTCACGTTCTGCGTCGTCGACCTCGAGACCACCGGCGGTTCGCCCACGACGTGCGGCATCACCGAGATCGGCGCCGTGAAGCTCCGAGGCGGTGAATGCCTCGGCACCTTCCAGACCCTCGTCAACCCGGGCCGGGCCATCCCACCGACCATCACGGTGCTCACCGGGATCACCGAGGCCATGGTGCTGCCGGCGCCGCGCATCGAGGACGTCCTCCCGAGCCTGCTCGAGTTCGTCGGCGACGCGGTGATCGTCGGCCACAACGTCCGCTTCGACCTGTCGTTCCTCCAGGCCGCCCTCGAGGCAGACGACCGACCCCGCCTCACCAACCGCAGCGTCGACACCGTCGCCCTGGCCCGCCGCCTGGTGCGTGAGGAGGTGCCCAACTGCAAGCTCGGCACCCTGGCCGACCGCTTCCGACTCCCCCATCGCCCGTCGCACCGCGCCCTCGACGACGCCCTCGCCACCGGCGACCTGCTGCACCTGCTGCTCGAGCGGGCCGGTCGCCTCGGGGTGACGGGCCTCGACGACCTCCTGACCCTGCCCACCATGGCCGGCCACGCCCAGGCCGCCAAGCTCCGCCTCACCGAGGGGCTCCCTCGCTCCCCTGGGGTGTACCTCTTCCGCGACGCCCGAGGCGATGTGCTCTACGTGGGCAAGGCCACCGACCTCCGCGCCCGGGTGCGGTCGTACTTCTCCGGCGACGAGCGCCGCAAGATCGGCGCGCTGCTGCGCGAGACCGTCCGCATCGACCACGTGGCCCACCCCCACACGCTGGCGGCCGCGGTGCACGAAGTACGGCTGATCCAGCGCTTCAGCCCCCGCTACAACCGGCAGGCTCGGGAGTGGGGGCGCTACGTCTACGTCAAGCTCACCTTGAACGAGGCCTTCCCCCGACTCTCGATCGTCAAGGAGGCCAGGGACGACGGCGCCGTCTACCTCGGCCCCCTCACGTCGCGCCGGTCCGCCCAGCTCGTCGTCGATGCCATCCACACCGCCAGCCGCCTGCGACGCTGCACCGCCCGGGTGGGCCGCACCCCCAGCCGCCAGGCCGCCTGCGCCTCGGCCCAGCTCGGGGTCACCCTGTGCCCGTGCGCGGGCGGGCTGTCGGCCGTCGACTACCAGCCCGTCGTCGATCGAGTGGTGCGAGGTCTGCGCCACGACCCCGATCTGTTGCTCGACCCACTGCGCCGGCGCATCGAGGAGCTGGCCGCGTCCGAGCGCTTCGAGGAAGCGGCGGACGCTCGTGACCGGGCGGCCGCGCTGGCCGCCGCGCTACGCCGCCAACGCCGCCTCGACAGCCTCCGCCGGTCGGGGTTCGTGCGCCTGCACCTCGCCGACGGCAGCGGTGCCGATCTCGAGCACGGCCGCCTGCTCCGGGTGTGGCCTCCGGACGCCGAACCCCCGCTCGAGCGGCCCCTCGACCTCCTCGCCTCCACCGACACGTCGGCACCCCTGCCCCGCGACCGGGTCGACGAGGCGCTGTGCGTCGCCGCCTGGCTCGACCGCAGCGCCGATCGCGTGGCCCTGTCCCTCTGCGAAGGCGAGCTGGCCTCACCGCTCCCGTCGCTGCCCACGTTCCAACCGGCCAAGGGTGCCGCCCCGCGACGTCATCGTGAGGTGGCGCCGGTACCCTGA
- a CDS encoding NYN domain-containing protein, protein MARDGRRASPAVPPPVSLRPYLGFRRLTGPALDAALKALEVDEAFRARVRAASDWSAAGERDGGDDEPDPSATAAVLVLEQGEGWRAEVQAMASVLEAEAEEVDAVSRARRLDRDRERLRTERDEALTAARAARAQLSAAGRELSELQDVVAQLRRRLDEASRAKAELTDERQRAVRDLKATETRLTARHEELRLAQADNRRQAAELDDARQRLRELEEAAEASGGDDPGPSGSSPPESGPDERRGDDLHRGRADRARVVAALARVTDAAAALTAALGSVSEAVAGDPAEPTPVPSLHPTGAPIVEPSSSAPDPERGGGARRAPRLPVGMFDDSVDAADHLARLPGAVVLVDGYNVSLEGWPSLALHAQRDRLVDALAGLAARTGCQPLVVFDGAEEGRGLPGESRPRGVQVRFTVPGVEADDALLSLVGEFPLDRPVTVVSSDRRVVAGSARRGAASLSASQLLDLLAG, encoded by the coding sequence GTGGCCCGCGACGGCCGACGGGCCAGCCCGGCGGTGCCCCCACCGGTGAGCCTGCGGCCCTATCTCGGTTTCCGGCGCCTGACCGGCCCGGCCCTGGACGCGGCGCTGAAGGCGCTCGAGGTCGACGAGGCGTTCCGGGCCCGTGTGCGCGCCGCGTCCGACTGGTCGGCGGCGGGGGAGCGCGATGGAGGCGATGACGAGCCGGACCCGTCTGCGACGGCCGCGGTGCTCGTCCTCGAGCAGGGCGAGGGCTGGCGGGCCGAGGTACAGGCCATGGCCTCGGTGCTCGAGGCCGAGGCCGAGGAGGTCGATGCCGTGTCTCGGGCTCGGCGCCTCGACCGCGACCGGGAGCGGTTGCGCACCGAGCGCGACGAGGCCCTCACCGCCGCCCGAGCGGCCCGAGCTCAGCTCTCCGCGGCAGGGCGCGAGCTCTCCGAGCTCCAGGACGTGGTGGCCCAGCTGCGCCGGCGCCTGGACGAGGCCTCGCGAGCGAAGGCCGAGCTGACCGACGAACGCCAACGGGCGGTGCGCGACCTCAAGGCCACCGAGACCCGGCTGACCGCTCGTCACGAGGAGCTCCGTCTCGCCCAGGCCGACAACCGGCGCCAGGCTGCCGAGCTGGACGATGCTCGCCAGCGGCTCCGGGAGCTCGAGGAGGCCGCCGAGGCATCCGGGGGTGACGACCCCGGTCCGTCGGGATCGTCACCCCCGGAGTCCGGACCCGACGAACGCCGAGGGGACGACCTGCACCGTGGGCGCGCCGATCGAGCGAGGGTCGTCGCCGCGCTGGCGCGGGTGACCGACGCCGCCGCCGCGCTCACCGCGGCTCTGGGCTCGGTGTCGGAGGCCGTGGCGGGGGACCCGGCCGAACCCACCCCGGTTCCGTCTCTCCATCCGACCGGGGCTCCCATCGTCGAACCTTCCTCGTCGGCACCGGACCCCGAGCGCGGCGGCGGTGCCCGGCGAGCGCCTCGCCTCCCCGTCGGGATGTTCGACGACTCGGTCGACGCCGCCGACCACCTGGCGCGGCTGCCGGGCGCAGTGGTGCTGGTCGACGGCTACAACGTGAGCCTCGAGGGATGGCCGTCGCTGGCGTTGCACGCGCAGCGGGACCGTCTGGTCGACGCCCTCGCCGGTCTCGCCGCCCGGACGGGCTGTCAGCCGCTGGTCGTCTTCGACGGCGCCGAGGAGGGTCGTGGCCTTCCGGGCGAATCGCGGCCCCGTGGCGTGCAGGTGCGCTTCACCGTGCCCGGCGTCGAGGCCGACGACGCTCTGTTGTCCCTGGTCGGGGAGTTTCCACTCGACCGGCCCGTGACGGTGGTGTCGAGCGACCGGCGGGTCGTGGCCGGCAGCGCGCGCCGGGGCGCGGCCTCGCTCTCCGCGTCGCAGCTGCTCGACCTGCTGGCCGGCTGA
- a CDS encoding arylsulfatase, whose protein sequence is MVLLDDLGFAHLGCFGSDLETPRIDALAAGGLRFTDFHVTPVCSPTRASLLTGRNHHTVGMRAVSNFNTGFPNMRGKVTDRATTMAEVLRDAGYATFAVGKWHLTPMHEASAAGPFDSWPLQRGFDRFYGFLDGETDQFSPDLVCDNHRIDPPSTPEDGYHLSEDLVDQAIAMIHDTVSIRPDRPFFTYLSFGATHAPHQAPEEYLARQRGRHDHGWDVARDRWFARQKDLGVIGADTQLAPRNPGVEPWDSLPDDDRRLAIRLQEAFAAFLEHTDTQIGRLVDALHRLGRLDNTLLVVLSDNGASQEGGPFGVLHEMKFFNGVLETPDRAVRHLDEIGGPRSHANYPWGWAQAGNTPFKWYKQNTHEGGVHVPLVVHWPKGVADPGGLRDGFTYVTDLAPTVFDAAGVTAPDTYRGVPQLPITGRSLAPSLSGRATGDTGRVQYFEMMGHRGLYLDGWKAVTRHQPGVPFDDDVWELYHLDVDRSECDDRAASEPQRLAAMVDRWWIEAAEHGVLPLDDRTVELFGITFAEHTPHPPSRRYTYRPPMTTLPAQVAAAIAGRSWDLAATVERSSRQDGVLYALGNGNAGLSLFVEGDQLVFDYNAFGEHTVVESTDRVPVGRSVLGVRFRRTGSEGEVTLVVDGHDCGTGRVPFVMRIVSSVGASVGHDQRLAVSDRHDGPFPFAGTLHRVDIALVDVRTPPDPAQAEAEARTAMGRQ, encoded by the coding sequence GTGGTGCTCCTCGACGATCTCGGCTTCGCCCACCTCGGTTGCTTCGGCTCCGACCTCGAGACCCCCCGCATCGACGCCTTGGCCGCGGGCGGCCTGCGCTTCACCGACTTCCACGTCACCCCGGTGTGCTCGCCCACCCGGGCGTCGCTGCTCACCGGACGGAACCACCACACCGTCGGCATGCGCGCCGTGTCCAACTTCAACACCGGCTTCCCCAACATGCGGGGCAAGGTCACCGACCGGGCCACGACCATGGCCGAGGTGCTCCGCGACGCCGGCTACGCCACCTTCGCGGTGGGCAAGTGGCACCTCACGCCCATGCACGAGGCGTCGGCCGCCGGGCCCTTCGACAGCTGGCCGCTGCAGCGGGGATTCGACCGCTTCTACGGCTTCCTCGACGGCGAGACCGACCAGTTCAGCCCCGATCTCGTCTGCGACAACCATCGCATCGACCCGCCCTCGACGCCGGAGGACGGCTACCACCTGTCCGAGGACCTGGTCGACCAGGCCATCGCCATGATCCACGACACCGTGTCGATCCGCCCCGACCGGCCGTTCTTCACCTACCTGTCCTTCGGTGCCACCCACGCCCCCCACCAGGCCCCCGAGGAGTACCTCGCCCGCCAGCGCGGCCGGCACGACCACGGCTGGGACGTGGCCCGCGACCGCTGGTTCGCCCGCCAGAAGGATCTCGGCGTGATCGGTGCCGACACGCAGCTGGCGCCCCGGAACCCGGGGGTGGAGCCATGGGACTCCCTGCCCGACGACGACCGACGGCTGGCCATCCGTCTCCAGGAGGCCTTCGCCGCCTTCCTCGAGCACACCGACACCCAGATCGGGCGACTGGTCGATGCCCTGCACCGTCTCGGTCGCCTCGACAACACCCTGCTCGTGGTCCTCTCCGACAACGGCGCCAGCCAGGAAGGGGGGCCCTTCGGCGTGCTGCACGAGATGAAGTTCTTCAACGGCGTGCTCGAGACCCCGGACCGGGCGGTACGCCACCTCGACGAGATCGGTGGTCCCCGCAGCCACGCCAACTACCCGTGGGGTTGGGCCCAGGCCGGCAACACCCCCTTCAAGTGGTACAAGCAGAACACCCACGAAGGTGGGGTCCACGTCCCGCTCGTGGTGCACTGGCCGAAGGGCGTGGCCGACCCCGGCGGTCTCCGCGACGGCTTCACCTATGTCACCGACCTGGCCCCCACCGTCTTCGACGCCGCCGGGGTGACCGCCCCCGACACCTACCGGGGCGTTCCCCAGCTGCCCATCACCGGGCGGTCGCTGGCCCCGTCGTTGTCGGGCCGGGCCACGGGCGACACCGGTCGGGTGCAGTACTTCGAGATGATGGGCCACAGGGGCCTCTACCTCGACGGGTGGAAGGCCGTCACCCGCCACCAGCCCGGCGTGCCCTTCGACGACGACGTGTGGGAGCTCTACCACCTCGACGTCGACCGCTCCGAGTGCGACGACCGCGCCGCCTCGGAGCCCCAGCGGTTGGCCGCCATGGTGGACCGGTGGTGGATCGAGGCGGCCGAGCACGGCGTCCTGCCCCTCGACGACCGCACCGTGGAGCTGTTCGGCATCACGTTCGCCGAGCACACCCCGCACCCACCCAGCCGGCGCTACACCTACCGCCCGCCCATGACCACGCTGCCGGCGCAGGTGGCCGCCGCCATCGCCGGCCGGAGCTGGGACCTCGCGGCCACCGTCGAGCGGTCGTCACGCCAGGACGGCGTCCTGTACGCCCTCGGCAACGGCAACGCCGGGCTGTCGCTGTTCGTCGAGGGGGACCAGCTCGTCTTCGACTACAACGCCTTCGGCGAGCACACCGTGGTGGAGTCGACCGACCGCGTCCCGGTCGGCCGATCCGTCCTGGGGGTGCGGTTCCGGCGTACCGGGAGTGAGGGCGAGGTCACCCTCGTCGTCGACGGGCACGACTGCGGGACGGGCCGGGTCCCCTTCGTGATGCGCATCGTGTCGAGCGTCGGGGCCTCGGTGGGCCACGACCAGCGCCTCGCGGTGAGCGATCGCCACGACGGGCCCTTCCCCTTCGCCGGGACCCTCCACCGCGTCGACATCGCCCTCGTCGACGTTCGCACCCCACCCGACCCGGCACAGGCCGAGGCCGAGGCCCGCACCGCCATGGGGCGCCAGTGA
- a CDS encoding molybdopterin-dependent oxidoreductase has product MTTTDAPSTRRLIGPIHELREDGTRVHKRTCPLCECMCGLEVHLDDDDGVKVIRANADDVWSKGYLCPKGTVLGRLHDDPDRLRHPMIRDGETWREATWDEAFARCHELIDGVRQTYGPTAMTAFVGNPVGHSFTLGRYMAMLIGQAGFEMIYSAGTIDQWPKNVTCALMYGNQWKIPTVDIRRTDFLVVMGGNPQASGGSLMACPDVLGELDAIRERGGTVVVVDPRRTGTADRADQWVPIRPGTDAALLLAMVQVIVEEGLLDLGSVADMVDGVDDLVAAVEGFTPDAVADWCAVPAETIRDLARRFAAAERGAVYGRIGLCNQEFGTLASWLVDVVNIVTGHFDTEGGLMWGRPVNAPIAWFADTAATGEPTFGRWTSRVRGAPEVLGQVPCSCLAEEIATPGEGQIKGLITIAGNPVISVPESDRLEEALPLLDCMISVDSYLNETTRFAHVILPGPSPLETPHFDELIPAWAVGSAVKWSDALYAPPEGAVPEWETLCRLGWYCAGGTEETFDLAAIDDGWFSVLCQMTGRDPEATLALYGEGGPERMIDLMVRMGPFGDRYGEVPDGLTLARIRDQVDGIDLGPMVPQAHELVGTPSGRIQLAPEYVVGDLPRLRRAMADEPDGMVLVSRRHLRSKNSWMHNVDVLVKGKDRCTLLVHPDDAARHGLADGGRALVSSEAGQLEVPVEVSDEMMPGVVCLPHGWGHDRPGTRLSVAREHAGVNNNLLAPGTFVDELSGNAAVNGIPVELAPA; this is encoded by the coding sequence ATGACGACCACGGATGCGCCCAGCACGCGACGGCTGATCGGACCGATTCACGAGTTGCGCGAGGACGGCACCCGGGTGCACAAGCGCACCTGTCCGCTGTGCGAGTGCATGTGCGGGCTCGAGGTCCACCTCGACGACGACGACGGCGTGAAGGTGATCCGGGCCAACGCCGACGACGTCTGGTCCAAGGGCTACCTCTGCCCCAAGGGCACCGTGCTGGGACGGCTCCACGACGACCCCGACCGCCTCCGTCACCCCATGATCCGAGACGGTGAGACCTGGCGCGAAGCCACGTGGGACGAGGCCTTCGCACGCTGCCACGAGCTGATCGACGGCGTCCGCCAGACGTACGGCCCCACTGCGATGACCGCCTTCGTGGGCAACCCGGTCGGCCACTCCTTCACCCTCGGCCGCTACATGGCCATGCTCATCGGGCAGGCCGGCTTCGAGATGATCTACTCGGCCGGCACCATCGACCAGTGGCCCAAGAACGTCACCTGTGCCCTCATGTACGGCAACCAGTGGAAGATCCCGACGGTCGACATCCGCCGCACCGACTTCCTCGTCGTCATGGGCGGCAACCCCCAGGCCTCGGGCGGCTCGCTCATGGCCTGCCCCGACGTGCTCGGCGAGCTCGACGCCATCCGGGAGCGGGGCGGCACGGTCGTCGTCGTCGACCCCCGCCGCACGGGCACCGCCGATCGAGCCGACCAGTGGGTGCCGATCCGACCCGGTACCGATGCCGCCCTGCTGCTGGCCATGGTGCAGGTGATCGTCGAGGAAGGTCTGCTGGACCTGGGCTCGGTGGCCGACATGGTCGACGGTGTCGACGACCTGGTGGCCGCCGTCGAGGGGTTCACCCCCGACGCGGTGGCCGACTGGTGCGCGGTGCCGGCAGAGACCATCCGTGACCTGGCCCGGCGCTTCGCAGCGGCCGAGCGGGGCGCCGTGTACGGACGCATCGGCCTGTGCAACCAGGAGTTCGGCACGCTGGCGTCGTGGCTGGTCGATGTGGTCAACATCGTCACCGGGCACTTCGACACCGAGGGCGGTCTGATGTGGGGCCGACCGGTCAACGCCCCGATCGCCTGGTTCGCCGACACCGCGGCGACCGGTGAGCCCACGTTCGGTCGATGGACGAGCAGGGTGCGGGGCGCGCCCGAGGTCCTGGGGCAGGTCCCCTGCTCGTGCCTGGCCGAGGAGATCGCCACGCCGGGCGAGGGGCAGATCAAGGGCCTCATCACCATCGCCGGGAACCCGGTGATCAGCGTGCCCGAGTCCGACCGGTTGGAGGAGGCCCTCCCCCTCCTCGACTGCATGATCTCGGTCGACAGCTACCTCAACGAGACCACCCGCTTCGCCCACGTCATCCTCCCCGGTCCGTCTCCTCTCGAGACACCGCATTTCGACGAGCTCATTCCGGCCTGGGCGGTGGGCTCCGCCGTCAAGTGGAGCGACGCCCTCTACGCCCCGCCCGAAGGCGCGGTGCCCGAGTGGGAGACCCTGTGCCGGTTGGGCTGGTACTGCGCCGGAGGCACCGAGGAGACCTTCGATCTCGCCGCCATCGACGACGGCTGGTTCTCGGTCCTGTGCCAGATGACGGGCCGCGATCCCGAGGCGACCCTGGCCCTCTACGGCGAGGGCGGGCCCGAGCGCATGATCGACCTCATGGTGCGCATGGGCCCCTTCGGTGACCGCTACGGAGAGGTGCCCGACGGCTTGACCCTCGCCCGCATCCGCGACCAGGTCGACGGCATCGACCTGGGGCCGATGGTCCCCCAGGCCCATGAGTTGGTGGGCACGCCCTCCGGGCGGATCCAACTGGCCCCGGAGTACGTCGTCGGTGACCTGCCCCGGCTTCGCCGGGCCATGGCCGACGAGCCCGACGGGATGGTGTTGGTCAGTCGGCGCCACCTGCGCTCGAAGAACTCGTGGATGCACAACGTCGACGTCCTGGTGAAGGGCAAGGACCGCTGCACCCTTCTGGTGCATCCCGACGACGCGGCGCGCCACGGGCTGGCCGATGGCGGCCGGGCGCTCGTGAGCAGCGAGGCCGGCCAGCTCGAGGTGCCGGTGGAGGTCTCCGACGAGATGATGCCCGGCGTGGTGTGCCTCCCCCACGGATGGGGACACGACCGGCCCGGCACCCGACTCTCGGTGGCCCGCGAGCACGCGGGCGTCAACAACAACCTGCTGGCGCCGGGAACGTTCGTCGACGAGCTGTCCGGCAACGCGGCGGTGAACGGCATCCCGGTGGAGCTGGCGCCGGCCTGA